AGGGGATTCATCCCAAACAAAGTGAACGCTGCCTGCATCACATAGCCCCGTAGCGGACGGTCCACACTGAAGACATTGTGGAAGAATGACGCTCCTCCCACGTATCCGTCGAACATCAAATACCAATCGTCGTTGATGTAGCCCATCCGTGCCGCGAAGGGGAGGTAGGTCACAGCGCCGAGAAGGGTCAGGAACAGGGTGCCGAACCAGAATGAACCGAGTTTGTCTTTGAGGGTTTGCATGGTGGATTTTTGTCCTTGCCGGGAGTGACGCCTCGGCGCCACAACAAAGCAATCACCTTATTGACCAGGAGATTGCCTCGGGCGGAGAGAACACCGCCCTCGCAATGACATTAGTAACTTTTCCTCATCAAAAAATCGCAGATCTCGAAATCGAGTTCTTCGTCGATGTCCCAGGCTTCGGCGGCGTCGACCTCGAACATCAATGGTTTATCGCCGATGCGGTGTTTCTTGCGCTCCAGGTTTTCGCGCGTGAAGATATAGATGCAGGAATTTTCCTCATATACGGGTGGGAGGTCCTGCGTTTGAATCAACTCGAGCGGGTTGTGATTGATGGCGCGTCCATCTTGAAAGTACAAACGGGTCTGGAGACGGGTAACGGAGAAAAGCGAATCGTATCTGGGGTAATTTGTAATTAAGGATTGGATTCCGCGCGAGATGGTTTCGGCTTTCAAAAGCGGATTGGTCGAATGGGTTTGAAGGTAATAATCCGCCCGCACCTGTGCAGTATCGTACAGCAGGATGTCGTTCATGGGAACGGAGTCGGCGCGGAGATGCTCGGGGCGCGGAATCAACTTTACGTCAGGAAAGAGGCGGCGAATTCCATCCATCACCGGCTCGGAGTCTGTATCCACGATCACGGTTTCGATCTCGGGCACGGCTTTCAACGTTTCCAATATGTGTTGATAGAGAGGCTTGCCCGCGAGGGGGCGGTAATTTTTCCCGGGCACGCGCTGGCTGTGATGGCGCATGGGGACGAGGGCGGCGAGTTTCATTATGGAGATTATACCGAATTGGCTCACCCCGGTGGTTTGATTTCGTTAAGGCGGACATGTCCCTGGTTGAATGGTAAAGTCATATCGGGCGGGTGGATTGGAAAAATAGCTTACATCTTCAAGCAGCGGATAACCGGCATCGAAAATAGAATTGAAAACGACACGAAAACTGTTGACGGGCGATATGGATGGATAGAGAACATCCCCGCCTTCTGGCAGATAGTATGCATTCAAGATTTTCATGCGATCGACGGGATCCCGCGGAGAAGGACCGTGATCGCCTTGAAGGATGATGGTGGGATCCGTTTGTGACTCTCGAATCAACATTTCCAAACGCGGCAGTATCGCCGTGCTGATAAATTCCGCCATGTTCGCGTACCCGCTGCGGGAATCCACCTTATCCGGCGGAATGGGAGCGCCGTTCCCGTCGAAGACGCTCGGCTCATGAGGCGCGATTATATGGATGAAGACAAATTTGGGTCCCTGGATTTTGACAATGGATTCGAGTTCATCCAGTGCCAGCAGGGTGCGCCTTCGGAAGTTATCACCGTGAATGTCATCAAGGTTAATGATGTCGAGATCATCCAATACTCTCGCAAATGTGGATAACAGGATGACTACTTCGAATTCGGTGATCGGACCCGGCGGCGGTGAAACGTACAAGTCCGCGTCTCTCCATTCCGCCCAGAAGAATCCGCTTGCGAAAGCAACGGTCTTGTAACCTGCGTCGGATAAACTCCTGCGCACAGCATTATTCTCAAGCATTTTATACAAATTTATCAGGTCGGTTTCCCCGGGCGGAAAGGCATCGCTTAGGTTTCGGACATAGTCCATGTTGAGAGAGGATGATAGGGACAGCCCTGTACCTGCATAATTGCTCTGACTGCATTCCGCTACATAAAAACCCATCTCTTCAAGGGATGCGAGGAAGTTGCTGTTGTCATACCCATAAGGCAACACTGCATCGGAACGTCCGTAACCGTCCAGTATGATGTAATAAATGTCCGGCAATGGCTGGTCAGACCTCAACTTAACCGCATGGTCGATCTTTGTGGAAAACGGTATGGTTTTTGCCGAATAATATCGAATGGACTGCATGGCCGGGAACAACAGAAGAATGATGGCTGCCAGGTTAATGCTGGTTGTGATGTCTTGTTGGGTGGAATTTCGCCTGGCAGAGGAAATCCGCCAGATCAGGAGGAGTAGTAACGCCAGCCAGATCAATGCAAACCAAAAGGCAGGGATTACGATTATTAGTGATGCCAGTCCGCTCCTGGCAACACCGTAGAGGAAAAACCATGTCAGAGAGAGTGAAGTCAAAAAGGCGGATTTCTGCCGGTCATGCGTTCGCCAGACGCAGAATCCCTGAAGAGCCGCTCCCGAAAAAAGCGAGAGTAACAAGGGACGGATGAATTCTTCCGGCGGCACGCCATGAATGTTGTGCGCATATAACCGGAATATGAAATATAAACCAAGCAAAAAAGGATGCGAGGGCGAACACAGAAAGCGTTCTGTATTTTTTCGCAGCGCCGATAACAAAATGTGAAATCCCGGCTATAAAATCCGCGACATCTGCCACTGCGATAGCGACTCGCGCGTCATGCCGACGTGTTCGAAGATGAATCCCATTTCTTCGGGGTAGATCGGGGAGACATGCCAGACTTTGTTTGGGAATTTGGCGAAAAGCGCGCGCATCAGGACCGCGCTCAAGCCTGCCCCGCGCGACCGGGCTTTGACCAGCACCGATTGGATGGAGATATCTGTCGATTCGGGATTGCTGATGAGACAGTAAGCGTCATTGAGTCGGAAAGCGCGCGACGGCGGCGTGTGCTGCATGATGGTCGTACCGGAAAGCTGCCAGGGCAGGTCTTTCATGCCATGATAGGTGACCGTGCGCGCCAGTTCGCGGATGTCGATCTCTTCGATTTCTATATCGGATTCCACTTGCGGATTTTCAATCTTGTAACCCACCAGCCTGCGCATCTTTTTGAAGCCGACCTTTTCATACAATTTCACGCCCGCCGTGTTCTGCTCGATGACCTCAAGGAACATTTCCTTTTCGCCGCGCGATTTTGCTTCATCGATGAGTTGTTCCATTGCCCAGGTGCCAACGCCGCCGTTGCGTGCGTTCATCGTGATGCCCATTGCCGCGAGTCGACTTGTCCAGCCGCGGCGGGCGATGAAAGCAACACCGACCGGCTCGTCGTCTTTCATCAGGACGCAGCTGGCGGTCAGATCGATGCCATCGCGGCGGATCATGGTGTGCATGACCGATTCTGTGATATTGATGGGGACGAAATATCCCTCAAAACTGCGAGTCATCAAGTCCGCGAGGAAGGGGATGGGGTGGGAGGAAGTAGGTTTTAGTGAATAGGTCATAGTGAATAGTGGATGGTGAACAGAAGATTATTCAAGAGTCTTCGGGGAGAATTTTGTCGGAAATCTCTTCGATGAGGTATTCAGGCTCAGTTTCTCGTATTGCGTAATTGGATCCAGGTTCTTTTTCACCACGTTTGGAACACTTCAGGTATGCGATGTAACCATTTGTGATTCGAATCAATTCCTCGATCTGGCTTTTCACTTGAACAAAAAGATTATCAGGAATATATTTCAAATCACGGGCAAGCAAAAGGTGGGTGTATGTTTCTGTGAGCGAACCGCGGGCAATATAACAAAAACGGACATTATCCTGAAAATAATAACGCCCATGCCCTTCGGCAAGATTGGCAGAGACACTTTGAGCAGAACGTCGAATTTGCTGATTCAAATGCCATTTCTCATCAGCAGGCAATAACGGCAGGATTTCCTTGTAAACAACCAGAACGAGGGTACTGGCTTTTTTCCAAGCCTCTAAAGTCTCCAAGCCTTGAATATTATCATTGCTCACTTCAAACTCCTAACCGCTATTACCTATTCACTATTATCATGATTATACCGAATCGGCTCCACATCCCTCTTTCTTTCCTCTTTCCTCTTTCTTTCCCGCGCATAGTAGAAAGTTTCTCTTAACTGCGGCGTGACCAGGCTTGTCTCACGGTGACCGATGCGTGTGCCGTGAAATTGCGCAAAGCGGAACCAGAAAATCGATGTAAGGCTTTTCAGCAGGACTCCATCGCGCGCGGCATGCCAGAGATCGCTCAAAATATTTGTAAAGGTCAATCGTAAAAAATCATAGAAATTGAAATGCGCTTCGGGGTAGATTCTCCGCAATGCCATCGCTTCGCGGCGGTAGCGGTTGTAGACTCCGCGCGGGGTTTCGTTGTGGACGTGGACGATCTCCGCTTCGGCGACGTAGGCAATCTTATATCCCTGTCCCTTCGCCCATTGACCCCACTCGAGGTCTTCCAGCCCGGTCAGTGTTTCGTCATAGGGGTGTTGTTCCCACAGGCTTTTACGGATGGCGGCATTGGCGTTATTGCAAAACGTGGTGACCTGATTTAGATTGCTGACATCGGGATACCACTGATGAAATATTTGATGTTCGGAATATTTCGAGCCCTCGTATCCACGCTGTTTGCCATAAGTGAGGGCGACTTTCTCGTCTTGAAAAGGTTTGAGAAAGCTCTCCAGCCAATCGGGGTAGACAGGATAAACATGCGCGCTGGCAATGACGATGAACTCCCGGCTCGCGGACTTGATCCCGAGGTTGAGCGAACGCCCAAAAGTAAACTCCGCCGGGGGGATGTGGACGACTCTCGCGCCAAACGATTCGGCGATGGAAACGGTCGAATCGGTCGAGCCGGAGTCGACGAGGATGACCTCCACATCCTTGATGGTCTGCTGTTTGATTCCCTCCAGCAAACGCCCGATGTGTTTCTCTTCGTTATAGGCGCGGATGATTAGAGAGCAGTTCATAGTTATAAGTGAATAGGGAATAGTGAATGGGGTTTCCTATGACCTATTCACCATTCACTATCCTTTTCATAGCCAAGTTTGATCAATAAATTTCCCGCTACTTCCTTAAACAATGCCTTATGCTCGTCTGTAAAATATTTTTTCCATTCACCCGTCTTGCCGGAGCGGAAGGTCGGGGACTTGGTCGGGTTGATGGAGGCTTCGAGGGAATCAAGGATCAACTGCCGGGGAGCGGGAAGCGGAACACGGCTGAGGAGGTGATCCATGATCGAGGTGAGAGTCTCAGCACGGGCGTGCATCAAATCTTCGAAGTGAATTTTCAAAACTTCTTTACGGTCAAGCCAGCCGAGATAAGGCGCAAATCGTTCGGCGATGTTTGGGAATTCGACATCGGCGTCGGGACGACCCAATATGCTGACTCTAAGTCGCGCATTGAAATCGGGCAGGGATCGATAATATTCGTGATGAACATGCCGCGCTTCCATGTCGGTGACGTAAAAGACATGCGAGACGACCACATCGCGCGGGTCGCGGTAAATAAAAAAAGGAACAAATTTCGGCGAACTAACGCGAGCGACAACTTCGGGCCGGGCAAAGAGATGCGCGGAGGCGATGTCGCGCGTGTGAAGCGAGTCGAGCCACTTCAAAGCCTGCTCCGGGTCGCGCTTCTTCCCGCTTTCGCCTTCGTACTCGGCGTAGAAGGAGCGCAGGCGTCTGGCAAACGGCGCGACGTTCGAGAAGCCGAGAAGGATTTGATCGAGTAAGTGGGTTCCGCTCTTTGGGAAGGATATGCCGAGAAGCGCGGGCAACTCCGCGTGTGCAGAAGCGAAGCGCAGGCGCTGCAAGCTTTTTTCGATGTGATAGACTGTGGAGCGCAGGAACGATTTCAGCATGCAGGTATTTAACCACAAATTCATCCGCGAGACCCGCGAAGGGATTCCGGGTTCTATTGGTTGAGGAAACCCCTTGAAACGAACCATATTCAATACCCCCATCTTGAGTCCGATTTTACGCATGGTCAGCAACTCGTTGATGCGCCTCGCCGGATGGCGCGTGGAGGGATCTCTGCCGGACCTCGGCAAATATCTGATCATTGGCGCGCCTCACACCTCGAACTGGGACTTTCTACTGTTTCTCGGGGTTATCTTTCGCCTGAAAGCGGACGTGAAATACATGGGCAAAGCAGAACTGTTCCGCAGCCCGATCGGTTGGTTCTTCTATTGGAGCGGCGGCATCCCCGTCGACCGTTCCAAATCCTCCGGTTTGGTCGAGCAAATGGTGGAGGCGTGCAACCGCTCCGATAAATTCATCCTGACCATTGCGCCTGAGGGAACCCGCCACGGCGTGAAGGAATGGAAGCGCGGCTTCTATCACATCGCCAAGGGCGCGGGGATACCGCTGGTATTCGCAAAAGTGGACGGCAAACACAAGACGATGCGCGTAGGCAGGGTTTTTCATTTGACGGACGATATGGAAGCGGACATGCAGGCGATCCAGGATGCGTTCAAAGGGATGGTGGGAGTCAACCCGAGGAAAAAATACATTACATTGGAAGGTTAAAGCATCGAATGCGACAAGAACGGTTGTTGAATTCGATTTTGGTTGATGTTATACTTTGGACATCAAAGGTCCGTAATGGACCAATGGTGTATGAAGAGGCCGCCTTCGACGAAGCCGATCGTACGTGGGGAGGGATTTGATTTTTTTCGCCAGATTTACGAAAACAACCTGGATGCGATTTTTCTGACAGCGCCCGACGGCAGGATCAATTCCGCCAACCCGGCCGCCTGCGAAATGTTCGGCATGACTGAGGAGGAGATAATCCGCGCCGGTCGTCAGGGACTGCTCGATACTTCCGATCCGCGCTTTGCAGCGGGTTTGGAAATGCGAGAAGAAACGGGGATGGTCCGCGTGGAATTGACCGGTGTACGAAAAGATGGAACGAGGTTCCCATTGGAATTAACCTCGGTGGTCTTCAGGGATCAACGCGGCGATTTGCTGACCAGTACGATCATCCGGGAAATTTCAGAACGCAGGGACCTGGAAGCCCGCTTGAAGGAAAATAATGCGTGGCTTGAGAGGCTGCTCGAACGCCTGCCTGACGTCCTGTATACGCTCGACCTGAAAGAGCGAAGGACGAGGAATTTCAACCGCAGTTCCTTCCTGGGATACAGTTATGAGGAATTGAGCCAGCCCGGCTCGATACAAGCATCCGTTCATCCGGAGGATGCCGCCGCTGTTGCCGCCTACCATCAAAAGATACACCAGGGTGAACAAACCGAAAGCCTGGAATATCGGGTGCGCAGCAAGGAGGGCGAATGGGAATGGGTGGACAGCCGGAAAACCGTCCTCACCCGCAACCCGGATGGGTCACCCCGCGAGATCATGGTCATCCTGAGGGTGATCACCGACCGGAAACGGGCGGAAGAGCAGGTCGCGTATCACGCCCGGATTTTGGAAAATATCAACGACATCGTCGTCGGCACGGATGAAAACTTCAACATCAGATACTGGAACAACGCCGCGGAACGTATATTTGGCTGGAGGGAGGAAGAGGTCCTGGGTAAGGATGTTTCAAAGGTTTTAAGAACAACTTTCTTCGATGGCGGACGCGAAGAGTCCATTCGCTTGATCAGCGAAACAGGCACATGGAAAGGGGAGGTGATCCAGTTCACCAAGGATGATCAGCCCGTCAATATCGACGCGAACATCATGATGATCCGGGACAGCGCGGGAAGGGCGGCGGGCTTTGTATCTGCCAACCGCGATATTACCCTGCGCAAACTGGCGGAGGAAAAATTACAGCAGGCTAAAGATGCTGTCGAAGTAGCGTACGCGGAACTTGAACATGCGCTGGCACGCGAACAACTGCTGGCGCGCACCGACAGCCTGACCAATTTATTCAACCGCCGTCACTTTTTCCTGCTCGCCGATCATGAGTTTTCGGTCGCGATGCGTTATGAACAGCCGGTCTCCGCCATCATTTTCGATGTGGATCATTTCAAGAACGTCAACGACCGGTGGGGGCATCACGTGGGAGACGACGTGTTGCGACATGTTTCCCGCATCGCGCAGAAACAGGTGCGCGCAGCGGATATCCTCGCGCGATACGGGGGAGAGGAGTTCATCATCCTGCTTCCGAACAGCAGGGCAGAGGAGGCTGCAAATGTGGCGGAACGCATACGAAGGAAGGTAATGGCCTATCGCATCGACCCGGAACATACGCAGGCGGGCGTAACTGTCAGTGTGGGGGTGGCTGAAAAGGACGCAAGGGTGCAGACGTTGGACGATCTCGTCCGTCGCGCGGATCATGCGCTCTATGCCGCAAAAGGAGCCGGGAGAAATTGCGTGAAGATTTATCAGGCATCTGTGTGAAGCCCGGCTGACCGACGGACGAGTCTCCCTTGATGCCGGCAAAAAAGGCGCGTTGATAAAACCCGCCTCTTCGTCTATTTATTCCCTTTTCCCCGAATATCTTTTACGATCCTGCCGTCTTTCATTACAAGGGAGATGTTATCGACCTTCTCCAGCGAGCGGATGTCCTGAATGGGATTCGTTTTCACGAGGATGATGTCCGCCAGTTTGCCGGTTTCAATCGTCCCGACCTTATCTTCCCAGCCCAAACATTCCGCCGCTTTCTTCGTCGTGGCGACGATCGTCTCCATCGGCGACATCCCCACGTTGACCATCAAACCCAATTCGCGCAGGTTCGTCCCATGCGGCATCACGCCAGCATCGGTGCCCATTGCAATTCGCACTCCCGCCTTGTGAGCGCGGCTGATGCTCTCGCTGTGGATCTCCACCACCTCGCGCGCTTTGCGGACCCCGTACTCGGGCATTCCGCCTTTCTCTCCCGCTTCAAGCACGGCGATTGGCGCGAGTAAGGTTGGCACGAGAAACGTCCTGTGTTTCAGCATAAGTTCGATGGCTTCATCGTCGAGATAGATGCCATGCTCGATGGAATGGATTCCCGCGCGGATGGCGTTCTTGACCCCTTCCGCTCCCTGCGCATGCGACATGACTTTCACGCCTCTTCGATAGGATGCCTCGCGCACGATCACTTCCAATTCCTCCGGCGAGAATTGAACGAACTCCGGGTGGTCGGTGGGACTCAGCACCCCGCCGGTCGAACAGATTTTGATCACATCCGCCCCGGCTCGCAGCACCTCGCGCACTTTTCTGCGGCAATCCTCGACCCCGTCCACCCGGCAGGACGGGAAACCCGGATACGGCATGAACAGATCATATTCCATGCCGGAACGCATCCAGCCGTCGCCGTGACCGCCGGTGATGGTCAGCACGCTGATGCTGATCTGCAAACGCGGACCGACGATCACGCCGCTTTCCACCGCCTGCTTGACTCCCGCGTCTGCGCCGCCCGCATCGCGGACGCTGGTGATTCCCGCATCGATGGTGTTCTTCAAGTAATTGACCGAGTTGTAAAAGCGCATCGAGAAAGGCGTGACCATGTCGCGCGCGATATTCACGCCTTCGAGCATCACGTGGACATGCGTATCGATCATGCCGGGCAGGATGTACCCGCCGCCCGCGTCGATCTCAGTGACTTCAGTATCCGGCTGGCGGATGTTCCTTCCCTGACCCACATCCAGAATGAGATTGTCCTTCACCAGCACGGCGGCATCCGCCAGCGGAGCCTTGCCCGTGCCGTCGATCAACGTACCGTTGCGAATCAAAATGGAAGACATGGGGTCACCTCATGAGGAGCGAAATGATCTGACAATAAAAGTATAGCAAGGGGATCCAAGAAAAGCTAGACATCATACTGCCCGATATCCTGAAGATCGTTCGACAGGTAATACGTCTGCGCGGGGAGCAGGACGTGCTTCCGCTGGTAGGTGGCGTAGACGGTGGTGCAGGATGTGCGCGGCAGGCGTTTGATCAACGAAGAATCGTACAGAAGTATGGAACGGTTTGTGATCTTTTCGATCACTGTCCAATGGTCGTGATACCCCTGCAAGCCGAGGACGATCGAGCGCCCGGGAGTGCCGTCCAGGAAGGCTTGCATCGACTTCCAGAACGTGGTCAGGTCGGGGTTGGGCACACCGCGGAAGGGGATTTCCACATTGGCGATGCGTTTCCTGCCGGCGATCTTGTTGAGGATGACAAGCATCTCCTTGTGGATGATGCCGTCGATCAGGATTTTGCTCAACAACCCGCGCCTCGAAAGATAATGGATCAAATGGTTGAACAATTTCTGCGCATCCTCATCGGAGGAACGGTTGACGATCCGTTCGGCGTTGATAATGCTGTACAAGCCGCAGAGCGAATCCAGACCGCCCTGTTGAAAGGGCGGCAGGCCGGACATCAGGCGGTTCGATCTGCGCATGGGTAAAGCAAATCCTAAGGAGGAAATATGGGTAGAAATGGCTGTAGTGGAAGCAAAGTCTCGGAAACTCGATGCAGGGAAGGGCTTGGCTAGAGGCGGGCGTGCGATCCGGTGAAATTTACCCCGGAAATGCAGGATGTTGCAGTCCTGTCTCGCATCTGCAACATCCTTGTTTTATTCGCCGTGCATCTGACGGTGCAAAGCGCGCAGGTTGCGCCGGTGCAGGGTCTCCGCCAGCCCGCCGAGGTAGACACGGCTCTTGCCGCAATCCTCGATGGAGACCTCTTCGAGATATTCCTCGGCGTTCTTGCGTTTGCCGCCCGCTTTGACGGCTTTCTTGATGTTGTTGAGGTAACTGATGTTCTCGCGCACGGCGGCATCGATCTCGCCGCGCAGGATGATATCGCCGTGGCCCTGGATGATGTTTTCCAGACCCATTTTGCCGATCTTCTTGACCGAGGCAAGCATGTCGTCCACGTCGCCGTCGACGACGTAGGGCAGGGGCATGAAGGCATCCCCCGCAAAAAGGACGCGGTCTTCTTCGACGAGCACCGAAATGCCGTCGTTGCTGTGACCCGGCGAGGTGGTAATGATGAGATTCTTCTTGCCGACCCGCAGGGTCATCTCGCCCGTGTCGAAGGTGAGATGAGGCGGCACGATCTTGACCTGCCTCAGGCTTTGATTCTGTTTCTGTGCGCTTTCGAGCGAGGCGGTGCCCTCTTCGATCAGGTACTTGCGGCAACTCGCATGCCCGATCACCACGGCGCCCGGGAAGAAACAATTGCCCCAGCAGTGGTCGGCGTGATAGTGCGTGTTGATGATGTAACGCGCCTGTACGCCAAGTTCATGTTCGATGAACTCGCGCATGGTCAGCGTCTCTTCGGGCAGGGCAAGCGTATCGATGACCACCGCCCATTGCGGACCGACGATGACGCCTGCCGTCACCTGGGCGTAGACCTCGCTTTGAAACCAATATACGTTTTCTGAAACTCTTTCTCGGTGCATAATTCAGCCTTCCAGCCGACCTTCCTCCCAATTTCCCAAATGATTCGGTGAAGGCGGATAATTTTGTCGCTTGTTAATAGCACATATTCAAAAAAAATTCAAGATGTATAGACAAAACCGGTTTCCCGCCCCCCTTTTTGACCGGTATAATGACTTCAAGAGGTCCAACCCAAACAAAAGGAGGAAAGATGGTTCGAAAGTTTGCTCTCGTTTTGATATCCGCTCTTCTCTTGGGATGTGGTCCTCTGGCGACTCCCGAACCGGCAGCGACCTCAACCCGAACCTTTTCCCCAACGCCTCAACCCACGCCGACGCCTGTTCCCACATCTACTGCGACTCCTGCGCCGAAAGCATTGCCTGTCGAAGCCGACGGCTTCAGTTTGTCCGTCCCCCCAGAATTGGATTTCGACCTGCAAGGCAAAATGGTGGGTGTCTTCGACCAGGAGGGAAAACTCATCATTTCCTTTATAAGGACCGACTACGACGGGTCATCCAATTCGCTCCAGGATGTGATCGATATGTTTCTGGATGAACTTTCTGGAAGCGGGGGCGAATTCGAGCAGGGCGAGTCTTCTCCGATCAACATTGGCGGAGCGGAAGGCATCTCGGTGGCGTTGACCGGAATCCTTTTCGATGCGCCCATCGAAGGTGCGGCGGTTGCCGTCAATCCGCACTTAAATTCCGTCTTCTTTGGGCTTGGAGTTTCCAACCTTGCAGAAGATAAGGATTTATGGAAGACCACCGGCTCGACTTTCTTTCAATCCCTGATCGACTCGGTTGAGTTTATCGATGTCCAAACCAGCATGGGGACATGCACCGTCAGCGATGACAAAACATACGGTTTTACCGAACAAAACCCGATCCGTGTTGGAGGCGACTGGCTCGAAGGTCCCGCCCGCGAAGAAGCCTATCTCGATAACCTGCTTGGTCCAAATGGCGAAACGCTTAAGTACGAACGCGAAGGTTCATTCTCCAGCGGCGACACGATCCTGGATAAATATCATGTCACGGGTCCCGGCATCGATGTTGTTTTGTATCTTGATGAATATAATTACACGCCGCCGTTAGCGCCGGTCGGATTCACATGTGTGGGTGAGTTCCCGTTTTCTGCCCCGTAACAAAAGGACCTCCGAG
This portion of the Anaerolineales bacterium genome encodes:
- a CDS encoding acylneuraminate cytidylyltransferase family protein, with translation MKLAALVPMRHHSQRVPGKNYRPLAGKPLYQHILETLKAVPEIETVIVDTDSEPVMDGIRRLFPDVKLIPRPEHLRADSVPMNDILLYDTAQVRADYYLQTHSTNPLLKAETISRGIQSLITNYPRYDSLFSVTRLQTRLYFQDGRAINHNPLELIQTQDLPPVYEENSCIYIFTRENLERKKHRIGDKPLMFEVDAAEAWDIDEELDFEICDFLMRKSY
- a CDS encoding GNAT family N-acetyltransferase, with product MTYSLKPTSSHPIPFLADLMTRSFEGYFVPINITESVMHTMIRRDGIDLTASCVLMKDDEPVGVAFIARRGWTSRLAAMGITMNARNGGVGTWAMEQLIDEAKSRGEKEMFLEVIEQNTAGVKLYEKVGFKKMRRLVGYKIENPQVESDIEIEEIDIRELARTVTYHGMKDLPWQLSGTTIMQHTPPSRAFRLNDAYCLISNPESTDISIQSVLVKARSRGAGLSAVLMRALFAKFPNKVWHVSPIYPEEMGFIFEHVGMTRESLSQWQMSRIL
- a CDS encoding four helix bundle protein; the encoded protein is MSNDNIQGLETLEAWKKASTLVLVVYKEILPLLPADEKWHLNQQIRRSAQSVSANLAEGHGRYYFQDNVRFCYIARGSLTETYTHLLLARDLKYIPDNLFVQVKSQIEELIRITNGYIAYLKCSKRGEKEPGSNYAIRETEPEYLIEEISDKILPEDS
- a CDS encoding glycosyltransferase family 2 protein, translating into MNCSLIIRAYNEEKHIGRLLEGIKQQTIKDVEVILVDSGSTDSTVSIAESFGARVVHIPPAEFTFGRSLNLGIKSASREFIVIASAHVYPVYPDWLESFLKPFQDEKVALTYGKQRGYEGSKYSEHQIFHQWYPDVSNLNQVTTFCNNANAAIRKSLWEQHPYDETLTGLEDLEWGQWAKGQGYKIAYVAEAEIVHVHNETPRGVYNRYRREAMALRRIYPEAHFNFYDFLRLTFTNILSDLWHAARDGVLLKSLTSIFWFRFAQFHGTRIGHRETSLVTPQLRETFYYARERKRKEERKRDVEPIRYNHDNSE
- a CDS encoding sulfotransferase domain-containing protein, translated to MLKSFLRSTVYHIEKSLQRLRFASAHAELPALLGISFPKSGTHLLDQILLGFSNVAPFARRLRSFYAEYEGESGKKRDPEQALKWLDSLHTRDIASAHLFARPEVVARVSSPKFVPFFIYRDPRDVVVSHVFYVTDMEARHVHHEYYRSLPDFNARLRVSILGRPDADVEFPNIAERFAPYLGWLDRKEVLKIHFEDLMHARAETLTSIMDHLLSRVPLPAPRQLILDSLEASINPTKSPTFRSGKTGEWKKYFTDEHKALFKEVAGNLLIKLGYEKDSEW
- a CDS encoding lysophospholipid acyltransferase family protein — protein: MVSNSLMRLAGWRVEGSLPDLGKYLIIGAPHTSNWDFLLFLGVIFRLKADVKYMGKAELFRSPIGWFFYWSGGIPVDRSKSSGLVEQMVEACNRSDKFILTIAPEGTRHGVKEWKRGFYHIAKGAGIPLVFAKVDGKHKTMRVGRVFHLTDDMEADMQAIQDAFKGMVGVNPRKKYITLEG
- a CDS encoding diguanylate cyclase — encoded protein: MKRPPSTKPIVRGEGFDFFRQIYENNLDAIFLTAPDGRINSANPAACEMFGMTEEEIIRAGRQGLLDTSDPRFAAGLEMREETGMVRVELTGVRKDGTRFPLELTSVVFRDQRGDLLTSTIIREISERRDLEARLKENNAWLERLLERLPDVLYTLDLKERRTRNFNRSSFLGYSYEELSQPGSIQASVHPEDAAAVAAYHQKIHQGEQTESLEYRVRSKEGEWEWVDSRKTVLTRNPDGSPREIMVILRVITDRKRAEEQVAYHARILENINDIVVGTDENFNIRYWNNAAERIFGWREEEVLGKDVSKVLRTTFFDGGREESIRLISETGTWKGEVIQFTKDDQPVNIDANIMMIRDSAGRAAGFVSANRDITLRKLAEEKLQQAKDAVEVAYAELEHALAREQLLARTDSLTNLFNRRHFFLLADHEFSVAMRYEQPVSAIIFDVDHFKNVNDRWGHHVGDDVLRHVSRIAQKQVRAADILARYGGEEFIILLPNSRAEEAANVAERIRRKVMAYRIDPEHTQAGVTVSVGVAEKDARVQTLDDLVRRADHALYAAKGAGRNCVKIYQASV
- a CDS encoding amidohydrolase family protein; the protein is MSSILIRNGTLIDGTGKAPLADAAVLVKDNLILDVGQGRNIRQPDTEVTEIDAGGGYILPGMIDTHVHVMLEGVNIARDMVTPFSMRFYNSVNYLKNTIDAGITSVRDAGGADAGVKQAVESGVIVGPRLQISISVLTITGGHGDGWMRSGMEYDLFMPYPGFPSCRVDGVEDCRRKVREVLRAGADVIKICSTGGVLSPTDHPEFVQFSPEELEVIVREASYRRGVKVMSHAQGAEGVKNAIRAGIHSIEHGIYLDDEAIELMLKHRTFLVPTLLAPIAVLEAGEKGGMPEYGVRKAREVVEIHSESISRAHKAGVRIAMGTDAGVMPHGTNLRELGLMVNVGMSPMETIVATTKKAAECLGWEDKVGTIETGKLADIILVKTNPIQDIRSLEKVDNISLVMKDGRIVKDIRGKGNK
- a CDS encoding MBL fold metallo-hydrolase; translated protein: MHRERVSENVYWFQSEVYAQVTAGVIVGPQWAVVIDTLALPEETLTMREFIEHELGVQARYIINTHYHADHCWGNCFFPGAVVIGHASCRKYLIEEGTASLESAQKQNQSLRQVKIVPPHLTFDTGEMTLRVGKKNLIITTSPGHSNDGISVLVEEDRVLFAGDAFMPLPYVVDGDVDDMLASVKKIGKMGLENIIQGHGDIILRGEIDAAVRENISYLNNIKKAVKAGGKRKNAEEYLEEVSIEDCGKSRVYLGGLAETLHRRNLRALHRQMHGE